A genome region from Thermococcus onnurineus NA1 includes the following:
- a CDS encoding ribosome assembly factor SBDS, giving the protein MPISVDKAVIARLKTHGETFEILVDPYLARDFKEGKDVPIEEILATPYVFKDAHKGDKASEHEMEKIFGTSDPYEVAKIILRKGDVQLTAEQRRQMLEEKRRYIATIIHRHAVDPRTGYPHPVDRILRAMEEAGVHVDLFKDAEAQVPGIIKAIRPILPLKMEMKVIAVKIPGDYVGRAYGEVRKFGNIKREEWASDGSWMFLIEIPGGVEEEFYEKLNALTKGNAITKLVERKGL; this is encoded by the coding sequence ATGCCAATAAGCGTCGATAAGGCAGTCATCGCCCGTCTTAAGACCCATGGCGAGACCTTTGAGATACTAGTTGACCCTTATCTAGCCAGAGACTTCAAGGAGGGCAAGGACGTCCCGATAGAGGAGATTCTTGCCACTCCCTACGTTTTTAAGGACGCCCACAAGGGCGATAAAGCTAGTGAGCACGAGATGGAGAAAATATTCGGCACAAGTGACCCCTACGAGGTCGCTAAGATAATCCTTCGCAAGGGAGACGTCCAGCTTACCGCCGAGCAGAGGAGGCAGATGCTCGAGGAGAAGAGGCGCTATATTGCCACAATCATTCACAGGCATGCGGTTGATCCAAGAACTGGCTACCCTCATCCGGTTGACAGAATCCTCAGGGCGATGGAGGAGGCAGGTGTCCACGTTGATCTCTTCAAGGATGCTGAGGCCCAGGTTCCAGGCATCATTAAGGCGATAAGGCCCATACTGCCGCTCAAGATGGAGATGAAGGTCATCGCAGTTAAGATACCCGGTGACTACGTGGGCAGGGCCTACGGTGAGGTCAGGAAGTTTGGCAACATAAAGCGCGAGGAGTGGGCCAGCGACGGCTCGTGGATGTTTCTCATCGAGATACCCGGCGGTGTCGAGGAGGAGTTTTATGAGAAGCTTAACGCCCTCACGAAGGGCAATGCGATAACTAAACTGGTAGAGAGGAAGGGACTATGA
- the rrp41 gene encoding exosome complex exonuclease Rrp41 has protein sequence MMGKPEDLKLIDENGRRIDGRKKYELRPIKMEVGVLKNADGSAYVEWGKNKILAAVYGPREIHPKHLQRPDRAILRVRYNMAPFSVEERKKPGPDRRSVEISKVIRGALEPALILEMFPRTAIDIFIEVLQADAGTRVAGITAASLALADAGIPMRDLVAACAAGKIEGEIVLDLNKEEDNYGEADVPVAIMPLKNDITLLQMDGYLTRDEFIEAVRLAIKGAKAVYQKQREALKEKYLKIAEEVGGGE, from the coding sequence ATGATGGGCAAGCCAGAGGATTTAAAGCTCATAGATGAGAACGGAAGAAGAATAGACGGTAGAAAGAAGTATGAACTCAGACCGATTAAGATGGAAGTCGGCGTGCTGAAGAACGCCGATGGTTCTGCCTACGTTGAGTGGGGTAAGAACAAGATTTTGGCTGCCGTCTACGGTCCGAGGGAGATTCATCCCAAGCACCTCCAGAGGCCTGACAGGGCAATCCTCCGCGTCCGCTACAACATGGCACCTTTCAGTGTGGAGGAGAGGAAAAAGCCCGGTCCTGACAGGAGGAGCGTCGAGATAAGTAAGGTCATCAGGGGCGCGCTTGAGCCGGCCCTGATACTCGAGATGTTCCCGAGGACCGCTATAGACATATTCATTGAGGTTCTCCAGGCTGACGCTGGAACGAGGGTTGCAGGAATTACCGCCGCTTCGCTCGCCCTGGCAGATGCTGGAATACCTATGAGGGACCTTGTGGCTGCATGTGCTGCCGGAAAGATAGAGGGCGAAATTGTTCTCGACCTCAATAAAGAGGAAGACAACTACGGCGAAGCGGACGTTCCAGTTGCCATAATGCCTCTCAAGAACGACATTACACTCCTCCAGATGGACGGTTACCTCACAAGAGACGAGTTCATAGAGGCTGTGAGGCTCGCCATAAAGGGTGCAAAGGCCGTCTACCAGAAGCAGCGCGAGGCGCTGAAGGAGAAGTATCTCAAAATAGCAGAGGAGGTCGGTGGAGGTGAGTGA
- the rrp4 gene encoding exosome complex RNA-binding protein Rrp4, translating to MRRIFVKNRELVVPGTLLAQGPFKSGRGTFREGNRIYSTVVGLVEIRGDAIRVIPLEGPYIPEVGDNVIGKIVDVKFSNWTVDIGAPYQANLRVQDAVEERIDVLKTDLRKIFDIGDIIYAKIKAYNEINQIDLTTKGMPFKGGPLRGGQIVKITPSKVPRLIGKGGSMINLIKKLTGTRIIVGQNGWVWVSGKKEELEKLAIEAILKVDRESHTQGLTDRVKELLMSRLQELKEQGVIEEIPQIEEPTAGEGEGE from the coding sequence ATGAGGCGGATTTTTGTAAAAAATAGGGAACTGGTTGTCCCTGGGACTTTACTCGCCCAGGGGCCGTTTAAGAGTGGAAGAGGAACCTTCAGGGAAGGGAACAGGATTTACTCGACAGTTGTAGGGCTCGTAGAGATCAGAGGAGATGCCATAAGGGTTATCCCCCTTGAGGGCCCCTACATACCAGAGGTTGGCGACAACGTCATAGGGAAGATAGTGGACGTCAAGTTCTCCAACTGGACGGTTGACATCGGCGCACCTTATCAGGCGAACCTGCGCGTTCAGGATGCCGTTGAGGAGCGCATTGACGTCCTAAAGACTGACTTGAGGAAGATATTTGACATAGGCGATATAATCTACGCCAAGATAAAAGCCTACAACGAGATCAACCAGATAGACTTGACCACCAAGGGAATGCCATTCAAGGGTGGACCGCTCAGGGGGGGTCAGATAGTAAAGATAACGCCCTCCAAGGTGCCCAGACTTATAGGCAAGGGCGGTTCGATGATAAACCTCATCAAGAAACTAACCGGTACGAGGATAATTGTTGGCCAGAATGGATGGGTCTGGGTCAGCGGAAAGAAGGAGGAGCTTGAGAAACTCGCTATCGAAGCTATTCTCAAAGTTGACAGGGAGAGTCACACACAGGGACTCACAGACAGGGTGAAGGAGCTCCTTATGAGCAGGCTCCAGGAGCTCAAGGAGCAGGGAGTTATTGAGGAGATACCCCAGATTGAAGAGCCAACCGCTGGAGAAGGTGAAGGAGAATGA
- a CDS encoding nicotinamidase — translation MPEDALIVVDMQRDFMPGGALPVPDGDKIIPRVNEYIRKFKERGALIVATRDWHPEDHISFMDQGGPWPKHCVQNTPGAEFVVELPEDAVIISKAADPDKEAYSGFEGTNLAEILKEKGVKRVYVCGVATEYCVKATALDAVRHGFETYLLRDAVRGINPEDEENALRELEQAGVKVLS, via the coding sequence ATGCCTGAGGATGCCTTGATAGTTGTGGACATGCAGAGGGATTTCATGCCTGGAGGAGCCCTGCCCGTTCCGGATGGTGACAAAATCATCCCGAGGGTGAACGAGTACATCAGAAAGTTCAAGGAACGCGGGGCTCTGATAGTTGCCACGAGGGACTGGCACCCTGAGGATCACATCAGCTTTATGGATCAGGGAGGTCCCTGGCCGAAGCACTGCGTTCAGAACACGCCTGGTGCCGAGTTCGTTGTTGAACTTCCTGAAGATGCAGTGATAATCTCGAAGGCGGCCGATCCGGATAAGGAGGCCTACTCCGGCTTCGAAGGGACCAACCTGGCTGAAATCCTGAAGGAGAAGGGTGTAAAGCGCGTTTACGTCTGCGGTGTGGCAACGGAGTACTGTGTTAAAGCCACGGCCCTCGACGCGGTCAGGCACGGCTTTGAGACCTATCTCCTACGCGATGCCGTTAGGGGCATCAATCCTGAGGATGAGGAGAATGCTTTGAGGGAGTTGGAGCAGGCTGGTGTGAAGGTCCTTTCCTAG
- a CDS encoding AI-2E family transporter gives MRAEIIAWATTVLVIIYIAWEVVSPLITPIFFGLVLAYAVYPIHKRLIPELGEARSAFLLTVGMVGLGGTITAELIMISAQVAASFYYNVVDFFNWILAQPLPSEVLDFIRNFSGEFIPKLSEYLSKQAFSLPMYPLQLFIFLFTFYYALANSTSIIEQIQLSLPEKNRHLGEEILQSVSKTLGALVRAWLLLNVAKGVLMTFGFIIFDVSDIYTAIVAGFLTFLFSFVPLFEGWMIWLIAAAYFAKEGMYLHAAGISLYGFFLVSPMPDYIIRPLIVAKDTDLNETLVFIGMVGGTWAMGIKGLIIGPIVLNLLLTLLKEWKRVIARKGPSHQPAPTPSKHSPHPQD, from the coding sequence ATGAGGGCGGAGATAATCGCGTGGGCCACAACGGTCTTGGTCATAATCTACATCGCCTGGGAAGTCGTCAGTCCGCTCATCACGCCAATATTCTTCGGCCTCGTTCTGGCTTACGCAGTCTATCCTATCCACAAGAGACTAATCCCAGAGCTCGGCGAGGCAAGGTCGGCCTTCCTGCTGACGGTCGGAATGGTGGGTCTTGGGGGCACTATAACGGCGGAACTTATAATGATCTCCGCCCAGGTTGCTGCATCGTTCTACTACAACGTCGTCGACTTCTTCAACTGGATACTAGCCCAACCGCTTCCCTCAGAAGTTCTTGACTTCATCAGGAACTTCTCAGGAGAATTCATACCCAAACTTTCCGAGTATCTATCCAAACAGGCCTTTTCACTCCCCATGTACCCCCTGCAGCTGTTCATCTTTCTCTTCACATTCTACTACGCCCTGGCAAACTCAACGAGTATAATCGAGCAGATACAACTTTCCCTCCCCGAGAAAAACCGGCACCTCGGCGAAGAGATACTCCAAAGCGTAAGCAAAACACTGGGTGCCCTGGTTAGGGCGTGGCTCCTCCTCAACGTTGCCAAGGGAGTGCTCATGACCTTCGGCTTCATAATCTTCGACGTTTCAGATATTTACACCGCTATAGTGGCAGGCTTTCTTACGTTCCTCTTCAGCTTCGTGCCCCTCTTCGAAGGCTGGATGATATGGCTCATTGCCGCCGCTTACTTCGCTAAAGAGGGAATGTACCTCCACGCTGCCGGCATCTCTCTCTATGGGTTCTTCCTCGTCTCCCCGATGCCTGACTACATTATAAGGCCGCTGATAGTGGCCAAGGACACGGATCTCAACGAGACGCTCGTCTTCATCGGAATGGTCGGTGGCACGTGGGCAATGGGAATAAAAGGGCTGATAATAGGACCTATAGTCCTCAACCTTCTTCTGACGCTCCTAAAAGAGTGGAAGAGAGTCATAGCTAGGAAAGGACCTTCACACCAGCCTGCTCCAACTCCCTCAAAGCATTCTCCTCATCCTCAGGATTGA
- the iorA gene encoding indolepyruvate ferredoxin oxidoreductase subunit alpha — protein MVVIVETVKAYPSDLVKSKAKKREKKLLMGNEAIAYGALESGVVFATGYPGTPSTEVIETIAHLKPEVFAEWAPNEKVALEEAAGVAYTGLRALVTMKCVGLNVAADPLMSLAYSGVEGGLVILVADDPGPHTSQTEQDDRYYGKLSLLPVLEPADPQEAHDLIIYAYELSERHKVPVIFRTTTRVNHTTADVEVGDFVELNREPKFKKDIERYVRASMDGNRKRHKWLNETLRKIEEEFNSMPFNWAEGEGRIGIIVEGAPYNYVREVLPKLDGDFRVLKISTPHPLPRKLVVDFLKTVDFAIVIEDGAPFLEEEVKIAAYEAGLNVPIYGKRTGHLPLEGELNPSLVRNALLNLLGRRAEEYTKPDEVAYAESLAPKRPPVMCPGCPHRGSYRAALDALRDLKLGRYSVPIHGDIGCYALSLLPPLEAIWTEFVMGASISLANGQSVAMKKKIIATIGDSTFFHNGIQPLVDAVYKNLDVLVMILDNRTTAMTGHQPHPGTGGSETDRKFNEIDIEALVKALGVKYVKTVDPYDLKATREAIKEAMQVEGPAVIIARRECVIPVIRRGEIGEIPLVVEEKCTGCKACILLTGCPALVYDPDTNKVKIDELLCTGCGVCNQLCPFDAIKFPSELGKS, from the coding sequence ATGGTGGTCATCGTGGAGACGGTTAAGGCTTATCCTTCTGATTTAGTCAAGTCCAAAGCCAAGAAACGTGAGAAAAAGCTTCTCATGGGAAACGAGGCGATAGCCTACGGTGCCCTTGAATCGGGCGTCGTCTTCGCAACTGGTTACCCAGGAACCCCCTCAACCGAGGTCATCGAGACAATTGCCCATCTCAAGCCAGAAGTCTTCGCCGAGTGGGCGCCCAACGAAAAGGTTGCCCTTGAAGAGGCGGCGGGTGTTGCCTACACCGGCCTGAGGGCACTCGTCACGATGAAATGTGTTGGTCTCAACGTTGCAGCCGATCCCCTTATGAGCCTCGCCTACTCCGGTGTTGAAGGGGGTCTTGTAATCCTCGTTGCGGATGACCCCGGCCCGCACACCAGCCAGACCGAGCAGGATGACAGATATTATGGAAAGCTCTCGCTTCTCCCAGTTCTTGAGCCCGCTGACCCGCAGGAGGCCCACGATTTAATCATCTACGCCTACGAGCTGAGTGAGCGCCATAAAGTCCCTGTCATCTTCAGGACGACGACGCGCGTGAACCACACGACGGCCGATGTCGAGGTTGGAGACTTTGTGGAGCTGAACAGGGAGCCGAAGTTCAAGAAGGACATAGAGCGCTATGTAAGGGCAAGCATGGATGGCAACAGGAAGAGGCATAAGTGGCTTAACGAAACGCTGAGAAAGATCGAGGAGGAGTTCAACTCGATGCCCTTCAACTGGGCCGAGGGAGAGGGAAGGATTGGAATAATCGTCGAAGGAGCACCCTACAACTACGTGAGGGAGGTTCTACCCAAGCTCGACGGTGACTTCAGGGTTCTCAAAATCTCAACGCCTCACCCGCTCCCCAGGAAGCTGGTCGTTGACTTCCTCAAAACGGTTGACTTCGCAATAGTCATTGAGGACGGCGCTCCCTTCCTCGAGGAGGAGGTTAAAATAGCGGCCTATGAGGCCGGCCTGAACGTGCCAATCTACGGCAAGAGAACTGGTCATCTGCCCCTTGAAGGTGAATTGAACCCGAGCCTGGTCAGGAACGCCCTGCTGAATCTCCTCGGCAGGAGAGCTGAAGAGTACACTAAGCCCGATGAGGTCGCTTACGCCGAGAGCCTTGCCCCGAAGAGGCCTCCGGTCATGTGCCCCGGCTGTCCACACAGAGGCTCATACAGGGCTGCCCTTGATGCCCTGAGAGACCTTAAGCTCGGCCGCTATTCGGTTCCCATACACGGTGACATAGGCTGCTACGCTCTATCGCTTCTCCCGCCGCTTGAGGCTATCTGGACCGAGTTCGTCATGGGCGCGAGCATAAGCCTCGCCAACGGCCAGAGCGTGGCAATGAAGAAGAAAATCATAGCGACGATCGGAGACTCTACCTTCTTCCACAATGGAATCCAGCCTCTGGTCGATGCAGTCTACAAGAACCTCGACGTTCTGGTGATGATACTCGACAACAGGACAACGGCAATGACCGGCCACCAGCCGCATCCAGGAACGGGGGGAAGTGAAACCGACAGGAAGTTCAACGAGATTGATATCGAGGCGCTCGTCAAGGCTCTGGGCGTCAAGTACGTCAAGACTGTTGATCCCTACGACCTCAAGGCGACGAGAGAAGCGATAAAGGAAGCGATGCAGGTTGAAGGGCCGGCCGTGATAATAGCCAGACGGGAGTGTGTTATTCCGGTCATAAGGCGCGGGGAGATCGGCGAGATACCACTCGTCGTCGAGGAGAAGTGCACTGGCTGCAAGGCGTGCATACTCCTGACGGGCTGTCCAGCTCTAGTCTACGACCCAGATACCAACAAGGTGAAAATCGACGAGCTCCTCTGTACCGGCTGTGGAGTCTGCAACCAGCTCTGTCCGTTCGACGCAATAAAGTTCCCGAGCGAGCTGGGAAAGAGCTAA
- a CDS encoding DUF4152 family protein, whose protein sequence is MRIVAADTGGALLTEEYEPVGLIATVAVLVEKPYRTATLSIVKYADPFNYDMSGRQAVKDEAFLAVKLAKKVKPDVIHLDSTLGGIEVRKLDDVTIDALTITERGKAVWHELRKDLQPLAKKFWEDTGIEILAIGKSSVPVRIAEIFSGIYTAKWAIDYARENGRVMVGLPRYMEVELLSGKIRGESLDPREGGLYGEVEADTDGIGWELYPNPLVRRFMVLEVWKE, encoded by the coding sequence ATGAGGATAGTCGCTGCTGACACGGGAGGTGCACTTCTCACGGAGGAGTATGAACCCGTCGGACTTATCGCCACGGTCGCGGTTCTCGTTGAGAAGCCATACAGGACGGCAACGCTCAGCATAGTCAAGTACGCTGATCCCTTCAATTACGACATGAGCGGCAGACAGGCCGTGAAGGATGAGGCATTTCTTGCTGTAAAGCTGGCAAAGAAAGTCAAGCCCGACGTTATTCACCTCGACTCTACACTCGGTGGGATAGAGGTAAGAAAGCTCGACGATGTCACCATCGATGCACTGACGATAACCGAGAGAGGAAAGGCAGTATGGCACGAGCTGAGGAAGGACCTTCAGCCCCTCGCGAAGAAATTCTGGGAAGACACAGGCATAGAAATTCTCGCCATCGGAAAGTCGAGTGTCCCGGTCAGGATAGCGGAGATTTTCTCAGGAATATACACCGCCAAGTGGGCCATTGACTACGCGAGAGAGAACGGCAGGGTCATGGTCGGCCTGCCGAGGTATATGGAGGTTGAACTACTCTCCGGGAAGATACGCGGTGAAAGCCTCGACCCGAGAGAAGGTGGTCTCTACGGAGAGGTTGAAGCGGATACAGACGGTATCGGCTGGGAGCTCTACCCGAACCCGCTTGTGAGGAGGTTTATGGTTCTGGAGGTTTGGAAGGAGTAA
- a CDS encoding nucleotide pyrophosphohydrolase — protein sequence MDFGELERKVVVFRDARGWAKYHTPKNLAISAVVELGELLEHFQWETDEEILELAENPTKREAIADEIADVIIYLTLLAHELGIDLDEAVKRKLEKNEEKYPVKA from the coding sequence ATGGACTTCGGAGAGCTGGAGAGAAAGGTTGTGGTCTTCCGTGATGCACGAGGCTGGGCGAAGTATCACACGCCCAAAAACCTCGCCATCTCGGCAGTGGTTGAGCTCGGCGAACTTTTGGAGCACTTCCAGTGGGAAACCGACGAGGAGATTCTTGAACTCGCCGAGAACCCAACCAAAAGGGAAGCGATAGCCGACGAGATTGCGGATGTCATAATCTACCTTACACTCCTCGCCCACGAGCTTGGAATAGACCTCGACGAGGCCGTCAAAAGAAAGCTGGAGAAGAACGAAGAGAAGTATCCTGTTAAAGCTTGA
- a CDS encoding HIT family protein gives MNCPFCNPSAEVILYEDGLIRILIDSYPASRGHLLVVPKRHVEHWEELTEEEKTALVNGIDLAMEGLKKALKPDAFNIGMNLGRAAGQTVPHLHMHVIPRWEGDCRHPRGGVRKAVLDLEDENLNLRERWKKNRLNREEMEGLRKAFKL, from the coding sequence ATGAACTGTCCGTTCTGCAATCCAAGCGCTGAAGTCATCCTCTATGAAGACGGGCTGATCAGGATACTTATCGACTCATATCCAGCGAGCAGAGGCCATCTCCTTGTCGTTCCAAAGAGGCACGTCGAGCACTGGGAAGAACTGACGGAAGAAGAAAAGACCGCACTGGTCAACGGTATAGACCTTGCGATGGAAGGGTTGAAGAAGGCGCTCAAGCCTGATGCATTCAACATCGGTATGAACCTTGGGAGAGCAGCAGGACAGACGGTTCCCCACCTTCACATGCATGTGATTCCAAGATGGGAGGGAGACTGCAGGCACCCGCGTGGCGGCGTCAGAAAGGCGGTCCTCGATCTGGAAGACGAGAACTTGAACTTGAGAGAGCGGTGGAAGAAGAACAGACTGAATAGGGAGGAGATGGAGGGTCTGAGGAAAGCGTTCAAGCTTTAA
- the psmA gene encoding archaeal proteasome endopeptidase complex subunit alpha, whose protein sequence is MAFVPPQAGYDRAITVFSPDGRLFQVNYAREAVKRGATAVGVKWKEGVVLAVEKRITSKLIEPSSYEKIFQIDDHIAAAPSGIIADARVLVDRARLEAQVYRLTYGEPVPLTVLVKKICDLKQAHTQYGGVRPFGAALLMAGVNDKPELYETDPSGAYFEWRAVAIGSGRNTAMAIFEDHYSDDLDMEGAIKLAILALAKTLEEPSPESIEVAYITMKDKRWKKMDKEEVAKYLGEILEEIKEEEVEEKEEDYSELDSNY, encoded by the coding sequence ATGGCGTTTGTGCCACCGCAGGCAGGTTATGACAGGGCTATTACAGTTTTTAGCCCTGATGGAAGGCTTTTCCAGGTGAACTACGCGAGGGAGGCAGTGAAGCGTGGTGCTACCGCTGTAGGAGTTAAGTGGAAGGAAGGTGTTGTTCTCGCTGTCGAGAAGAGGATAACCAGCAAGCTCATAGAGCCGAGCAGCTACGAGAAGATATTCCAGATAGACGACCATATAGCTGCCGCTCCAAGCGGTATAATTGCCGACGCTCGTGTTCTCGTTGACAGAGCCCGCCTGGAAGCCCAGGTGTATCGTCTAACCTACGGAGAACCAGTTCCGCTCACCGTTCTGGTGAAGAAGATCTGTGACCTCAAGCAGGCCCACACCCAGTACGGCGGTGTGAGGCCCTTTGGTGCGGCCCTGCTCATGGCAGGTGTCAACGATAAGCCCGAGCTCTACGAAACCGATCCGAGTGGAGCGTACTTTGAGTGGAGAGCAGTGGCGATAGGCAGCGGCAGGAACACTGCCATGGCCATCTTCGAAGACCACTATAGCGACGACCTTGATATGGAGGGCGCGATAAAGCTGGCTATCCTCGCCCTGGCAAAGACCCTCGAGGAGCCGAGCCCGGAGAGCATAGAGGTGGCGTACATAACCATGAAGGACAAGCGCTGGAAGAAAATGGACAAAGAAGAGGTCGCTAAGTATCTCGGCGAGATCCTCGAGGAGATCAAGGAGGAGGAAGTCGAGGAGAAGGAAGAGGATTATTCAGAGCTCGACAGCAACTACTGA